In the Oryza glaberrima chromosome 6, OglaRS2, whole genome shotgun sequence genome, one interval contains:
- the LOC127775660 gene encoding bZIP transcription factor 50 → MDVEFFADLDLDALLASFSSAAAAAGSGVSGLFAPSPPHDAEAGSPESVSSRRPSPAREAALSEIERFLMEEGPAAEEGVGAEDFFDALLVDGGEEEEEEEGKGSEAGGSTDGDSGKENEVATPDAEKEDVEAEVDGDDPMSKKKRRQMRNRDSAMKSRERKKMYVKDLETKSKYLEAECRRLSYALQCCAAENMALRQSLLKDRPVGAATAMQESAVLTETLPLVSLLWLVSIVCLLLVPGLPNRNPVARSSAGRDLATVTGKKTSSEQQLEETLLLHGRRCKGSRARIKLDTGPFRLAAAAC, encoded by the exons ATGGATGTAGAGTTCTTCGCCGACCTCGACCTCGACGCGCTcctcgcctccttctcctccgccgccgccgccgccggctccggcgtCTCGGGCCTCTTCGCCCCGTCACCGCCGCACGATGCGGAGGCGGGGTCGCCGGAGTCGGTGAGCTCCCGGCGGCCCAGCCCTGCCCGGGAGGCGGCGCTGTCGGAGATCGAGAGGTTCCTGATGGAGGAGGGccccgcggcggaggagggggtcGGCGCGGAGGATTTCTTCGACGCGCTGCTAGtcgacggcggggaggaggaggaggaagaagaggggaaggggagtGAGGCGGGGGGAAGCACGGATGGGGATTCCGGGAAGGAGAATGAGGTGGCTACCCCGGACGCGGAGAAGGAGGatgtggaggcggaggtggatgGCGATGATCCCATgagcaagaagaagaggag GCAGATGAGAAATAGGGATTCTGCCATGAAatcgagggagaggaagaagatgtaTGTTAAGGACCTAGAGACTAAGAGCAAGTATCTAGAGGCCGAATGTCGTCGCCTCAGCTACGCGCTTCAGTGCTGCGCAGCTGAGAACATGGCGCTGCGCCAGAGCTTGTTGAAGGATAGGCCTGTCGGTGCCGCCACAGCCATGCAGGAGTCTGCCGTACTCACGG AAACCCTGCCGCTGGTTTCCCTGCTTTGGCTCGTGAGCATCGTGTGCCTACTCCTGGTGCCCGGTCTACCCAACCGAAACCCGGTGGCTCGAAGCAGCGCCGGAAGAGATCTCGCGACGGTAACCGGAAAGAAGACAAGCAGTGAACAACAGCTAGAAGAAACATTACTACTCCATGGGAGGCGTTGCAAGGGCTCGAGGGCGAGGATCAAGCTAGATACCGGACCGTTCCGTTTAGCAGCAGCTGCTTGCTAG